Genomic DNA from Shouchella patagoniensis:
AAAGGAACTGAAATATAATTACTTTATTTATTTAATTGTGTTGACATTTAATTTTAGTAAAAGGATAATATACGTACAATTACAATAATTCTATAGTCAAAAAGGGGTTGAAGTGATGCTAGATAAATTGAAAACGGAAACACGGAATCCGGATACAATGCATCTTGATTGTATGAACGTATCTGAAATTCTAAAAACGATGAATTATGAAGATGCAAAAGTACCAGAGACGATTGCTCAGGAACTTCCTCGAATTGAAGAAGCAGTAAAGCTTGTTATTCGTTCTTTCGAAAAAGGTGGGCGATTAATTTACGCTGGAGCAGGGACGTCAGGACGTTTAGGTGTACTTGACGCGGTAGAGTGTAAACCAACATTTGGTGTTTCAAACGATATGGTAAGAGGGGTTATTGCGGGAGGCGATAAAGCATTTACGGAAGCTGTAGAAGGTGCTGAAGATAGTGAGGAAGCTGGGGCAATGGAATGTGACAATCTATCCATATCCCCTGAAGATACAGTAGTCGCTCTTGCAGCAAGTGGTCGAACACCTTATGCAATTGGTTTGCTAAAAGCAGCAGAGAAGCGGGGAGTAAGTACGGTGTCCATTTGTTGTAACAAAGGGGCAGAAATGAGTCAATATGCTTCCGTAGCGATTGAGCTGGAAACGGGTCCTGAAGTATTGACTGGTTCTACTCGATTAAAAGCTGGTACAGCTCAAAAGCTTGTCTTAAATATGATTTCAACCACGTCAATGATTGGGGTTGGAAAAGTCTATCAAAATCTTATGGTAGATGTACAGCCAACAAACAAAAAATTAGTTGAGCGTTCAAAGCGTATTATTATGGAAGCAACTGAGGCTAGTTATGAAGAGGCAAATGTCGCTTTTGAAAAAGCAAAAGGGCATGTGAAAACAGCGATTGTGATGGTTTTACTTGGTTGTAACTATGATGAAGCGGTTAACCAACTAAAAGAAAATAAAGGGTTTATTCGGAAAACAGTAGATAAATAACGTTGAAAGGGGGCGGTTTTGGTGAACAAAGATCAGCGCATGGCTTCTGAGATTCTAAAACATGTTGGTGGAAAAGAAAATATCGAGAGCTTAACAAACTGTATGACACGTGTTCGTATTGCTGCTAAAGACGATGCTCTCGTAAATAAAGATGAATTAAAAAAAATTGATGGGGTCATGGGTGTTGTCGAAGATGACACATGGCAAGTAGTGGTTGGACCGGGAACGGTGAATGTAGTTACAAATGAAATGAAAACCATGATTGGACCTCAAATGGAATTGTCCTTTGAAGAGAAAAGCGCTATAGATCAAGCAGATAGGAAAAAGAAAAACAAGACGCCATTTAAACAATTCTTGCGTAGGCTTGGGAATATCTTTATCCCGTTAATTCCAGGCCTTGTCGCATCAGGAATCATTAATGGTGTCGCTCAATTTATTATTAATACTGGTGTACAGGCAGCGGATCACACGTGGTTACAATTAATGACGATTCTTGGTGGTGGATTATTTACGTACTTAGCCATTATGGTCGGGTGGAATACGGCGAAAGAGTTTGGTGGTACTCCTGTACTTGGAGCAATTGCGGGGATGTTTATTTTTAATCCTGCTCTGGCAGATGTGACGATCTTTGGTGAGGAACTGCAGCCAGGACGAGGCGGTTTGTTTGGAGTGATTTTTGCTGCATGGTTGATGGTTTTCTTTGAGCGGCATATCCGTAAAATCATTCCTCGGTCAGTTGATATTATTTTCACATCACTTTTTACCGTCCTTATTGTAGGTGCCCTCTCTATCTATGCAATTATGCCTGTAGCAGGTGTGCTAGCAGAGGGAATTACATCAGGAATTAATGCAGTTTTAAGTTTTGGAGGTCCGCTTGCTGGCGCATTAATGGCTGGATTTTTCTTGCCGCTTGTCATGGTTGGTCTTCATCATGGACTTACACCAATTCATGCGGAGTTAATTAACGCATTTAGTTTTACAACCTTGCTGCCAATTCTTGCTATGGCTGGCGCCGGTCAAGTAGGTGCTGCGATCGCTATCTTTATAAAAACTCGCAATCAACGCTTGCGTAATGTTATTAAGGGTGGTCTGCCGGTTGGGTTTCTTGGAATTGGTGAACCATTGCTTTATGGTGTCACTTTGCCACTTGGTCGTCCGTTTATTACAGCTAGTATGGGAGCAGCTATTGGAGGCGCTGTGCAAGCAATGTTTGCGACTGGTGCTCTAGGAATAGGAGTTTCTGGATTATCGCTTACACCATTAATCGCAGAAGGAAAGTATTTACAATACTTAATAGGCATAGCGCTTGCTTATGTATTTGGTTTTATTTTTACTTATTTGTTTGGGTTTAAAGATGAAATGGCGAAGGATATATAATCGTTTGGCGGTGATGAAAAGATGAAACTAGGCGTTTCTGTCTATTTGGCTCAACCTTTTTCAGAGCAAGAAACATATTTACAAAAAGTAAAAGCAAATGGGTTCAAAGTACTTTTTACTTCATTGCATATTCCTGAAGACGATGCCTCACTCTATGCGGAACGATTACAGCAAATAGCGATGTTTGCAAAACATCATGATATGGAGCTCGTGTGTGATGTCTCACCTCAGTCACTGGAACATTTAAATATGACGTGGGATGAAGTCAGCGCTCTTAAGGATTGGGGTGTGACAGGCCTGAGGATCGACTATGGGGTTTCTCCAGAAACAATAGCAAAAATTGCAAGGAAGATGGATATTATTTTAAACGCTAGTACGTTACATGATGAAGAAATAGCAGCCTTAAGTAAGGCTGGTGTCGCCCCAAATCATGTAGAGGTATGGCATAATTTCTACCCTCGTCCTGAAACGGGGCTTGCAAGA
This window encodes:
- the murQ gene encoding N-acetylmuramic acid 6-phosphate etherase — protein: MMLDKLKTETRNPDTMHLDCMNVSEILKTMNYEDAKVPETIAQELPRIEEAVKLVIRSFEKGGRLIYAGAGTSGRLGVLDAVECKPTFGVSNDMVRGVIAGGDKAFTEAVEGAEDSEEAGAMECDNLSISPEDTVVALAASGRTPYAIGLLKAAEKRGVSTVSICCNKGAEMSQYASVAIELETGPEVLTGSTRLKAGTAQKLVLNMISTTSMIGVGKVYQNLMVDVQPTNKKLVERSKRIIMEATEASYEEANVAFEKAKGHVKTAIVMVLLGCNYDEAVNQLKENKGFIRKTVDK
- a CDS encoding PTS transporter subunit EIIC, which translates into the protein MNKDQRMASEILKHVGGKENIESLTNCMTRVRIAAKDDALVNKDELKKIDGVMGVVEDDTWQVVVGPGTVNVVTNEMKTMIGPQMELSFEEKSAIDQADRKKKNKTPFKQFLRRLGNIFIPLIPGLVASGIINGVAQFIINTGVQAADHTWLQLMTILGGGLFTYLAIMVGWNTAKEFGGTPVLGAIAGMFIFNPALADVTIFGEELQPGRGGLFGVIFAAWLMVFFERHIRKIIPRSVDIIFTSLFTVLIVGALSIYAIMPVAGVLAEGITSGINAVLSFGGPLAGALMAGFFLPLVMVGLHHGLTPIHAELINAFSFTTLLPILAMAGAGQVGAAIAIFIKTRNQRLRNVIKGGLPVGFLGIGEPLLYGVTLPLGRPFITASMGAAIGGAVQAMFATGALGIGVSGLSLTPLIAEGKYLQYLIGIALAYVFGFIFTYLFGFKDEMAKDI